The nucleotide window GGATCGCCGTCGCCGAGGCGCCCACCACCGAATCCCGCCCTGTCCAGTTCCTGCCCGCCGCCGAGGTCCCCGTCGAACTGCGCGGTTCGGGGATCTCGAGCCGTCAGGTCCACAACTTCGCGACCCCGGCCGGGCTCGACTGCGTGAAGATCATCGCCTGCGAGGTCATCACCCCCGGCGGCAACTGGTCGTCCTATCCCCCGCACAAGCACGACGAGGCGATTCCCGGCTCCGAGTCCCGCCTCGAAGAGATCTACTACTTCGAGACCGCGGTCTCCCGCGGATCCCAGGTCCCCGAGGCGGCCGATCCGTTCTCCCTGTTCTCGACGTATTCGTCGGCTGCGGGAGAGATCACCACCTCGGCGACGGTGCGCACCGGCGACATCGCGCTCGTCCCCTTCGGCTACCACGGCCCCCTGGCCGCCGCGCCGGGCTACGACAACTACTACCTCAACGTCATGGCCGGGCCCGACGAGGAACGCGTCTGGCTGATCAGCGATGATCCCGCCCACGGGTGGGTGCGCGAGGAATGGGAGAACCTCGAGTTCGACTCCCGCCTGCCCTATACCGCATCCGAGACTTCGAAGGAGAAGTGACATGACCACGATGACGGTCGCCCAGGCGCTCATCACGTTCCTGTCCCGCCAGTACACCGTCGACGGCGACATCCGACAGCGGGCCATCGCCGGCACGTTCGGCATCTTCGGCCACGGCAACGTCGCGGGCATCGGCCAGGCCCTGCGTCAGCTCGGACACGAGGACCCCGCCGCTATGCCCTACCACCAGGGTCGGAACGAACAGGCCATGGTCCACCAGGCCGTCGGCTTCGCCCGGATGAATCGCCGCCGGTCGACTTTCGCCGCGGCCGCCTCGGTGGGGCCCGGTGCCGCGAACATGCTCACCGGTGCGGCCCTGGCCACGGCCAACCGCATGCCGGTCCTCCTCCTGCCCTCGGACACCTTCGCCACCCGCGTGTCCGATCCCGTCCTCCAGCAGCTCGAGCACCCGCACGACACGTCGCTGCAGGTCACGGACGCGTTCCGGCCGCTCTCGCGCTTCTTCGACCGGGTCGACCGTCCCGAACAGCTCTTCTCGATCGCCCTGGCTGCGATGCGCGTGCTCACAGACCCCGCCGAGACCGGGGCCGTGACGATCGCCTTGCCCGAGGACGTGCAGACCGAGACCATCGACGTCCCGGACGAATTCCTCACCGAACGCGATTGGCACATCCGCCGCCCGCTGCCCGAACCCGGCCCTCTCGACCGTGCTGTCCGCGCGATCAGGACCGCGAAGGCACCGCTCATCATCGCCGGCGGCGGAGTCCTCTACTCCGACGCCGAGGAGGAGCTGAAGTCCTTCGCCGAGGCGACCGGGATTCCCGTGGCCACCACCCAGGCCGGCGGCGGGGTGCTCGATCACGATCATCCGCTCAACCTCGGCGGGGTCGGTGCCACGGGATCATCCGCGGCCAACCGCATCGCCGCCTCGGCGGACGTGATCATCGGTGTGGGCACCCGCTACAGCGATTTCACGACCTCGAGCCGCACGGCATTCGCCCACCCCGAGGCGATCTTCGTCAACCTCAACGTCGCCGGCTTCGACGCGTACAAGCACGGCAGCCGGTACCCGATCATCGCCGATGCCCGCGCCGGCCTGCTGGACCTGGGAGAGCGCCTCGGCGGGTTCCGGGTCGACGCCGACCACACCCGGAAGGTCGAGACCGAAAAGCAGAATTGGACCGCCGAGGTGGACGCCTCCACCGCGGCCACCGACGCCGAGCTGCCGGGCCAGCCCGAAATCATCGGTGCCGTCAACCGTGCCACCGGTGCCCGCGACGTCGTCGTCCAGGCCGCCGGATCACTGCCCGGTGACCTGCAGAAACTCTGGCGGACCCGTGATGCGCTGGGCTACCACGTCGAATACGCGTTCTCCTGCATGGGCTACGAGATCGCCGGCGGGCTCGGGGTTCGGCGGGCCATCGACGCCGCCGGCGATGACCGTGACGTCGTCGTCATGGTCGGCGACGGGTCCTACCTCATGCTCCACACGGAGCTCGTCACCGCGGTCGCCGAGGGCCTCAAGCTCATCGTCGTCCTCGTCCAGAACCACGGCTACGCCTCGATCGGGCACCTGTCCGAAACCGTCGGGGCACCGCGATTCGGCACCTGGTACCGGAAGTACGACGGCGATTCGCCCGAGTTCCGCACCGACGAGATCCTGCCGGTCGACCTCGCCGCGAACGCCCGGTCCTACGGCATCGATGTCGTCGAGATCGAACCCGGGCCTTCGGCGAGCACCCACCTCGCCGAGGCGGTCGAAGCGGCCCGCGCCGCCGAGACCTCGACGCTCATCCACATCAATTCCGATCCCTTGGTCTACGCCCCCGACGGCGAGGGCTGGTGG belongs to Brevibacterium spongiae and includes:
- the iolD gene encoding 3D-(3,5/4)-trihydroxycyclohexane-1,2-dione acylhydrolase (decyclizing), translating into MTTMTVAQALITFLSRQYTVDGDIRQRAIAGTFGIFGHGNVAGIGQALRQLGHEDPAAMPYHQGRNEQAMVHQAVGFARMNRRRSTFAAAASVGPGAANMLTGAALATANRMPVLLLPSDTFATRVSDPVLQQLEHPHDTSLQVTDAFRPLSRFFDRVDRPEQLFSIALAAMRVLTDPAETGAVTIALPEDVQTETIDVPDEFLTERDWHIRRPLPEPGPLDRAVRAIRTAKAPLIIAGGGVLYSDAEEELKSFAEATGIPVATTQAGGGVLDHDHPLNLGGVGATGSSAANRIAASADVIIGVGTRYSDFTTSSRTAFAHPEAIFVNLNVAGFDAYKHGSRYPIIADARAGLLDLGERLGGFRVDADHTRKVETEKQNWTAEVDASTAATDAELPGQPEIIGAVNRATGARDVVVQAAGSLPGDLQKLWRTRDALGYHVEYAFSCMGYEIAGGLGVRRAIDAAGDDRDVVVMVGDGSYLMLHTELVTAVAEGLKLIVVLVQNHGYASIGHLSETVGAPRFGTWYRKYDGDSPEFRTDEILPVDLAANARSYGIDVVEIEPGPSASTHLAEAVEAARAAETSTLIHINSDPLVYAPDGEGWWDVPVAAASTMAETQDARTAYEEERSTQRPLL
- the iolB gene encoding 5-deoxy-glucuronate isomerase; translation: MVNEWFHPAGSLARVGFDSVVDAQIDGWAHTGFRSVTLGDASALATSTGPSTATTASASDTRPTSIDLSAAPVERVLVPLAGESFTVAFTLSDGSTGTQNLTGRASVFHGPADCLYLPTGTSATVSSPAGRIAVAEAPTTESRPVQFLPAAEVPVELRGSGISSRQVHNFATPAGLDCVKIIACEVITPGGNWSSYPPHKHDEAIPGSESRLEEIYYFETAVSRGSQVPEAADPFSLFSTYSSAAGEITTSATVRTGDIALVPFGYHGPLAAAPGYDNYYLNVMAGPDEERVWLISDDPAHGWVREEWENLEFDSRLPYTASETSKEK